In the Wyeomyia smithii strain HCP4-BCI-WySm-NY-G18 chromosome 2, ASM2978416v1, whole genome shotgun sequence genome, one interval contains:
- the LOC129719767 gene encoding putative uncharacterized protein DDB_G0286901: MAMANNSCPSLVMLTNVRNFCTTINEIILNVTKPKPEPESEPGPLSKLNQNLNMNINLNLNLNPNLNVNLNLNSNLNLNLKLNLNLNLNLKPDHEPDLNVNLNLSLNLNLNLNLNLNQNLNLNLNLNLNLNLNLNLNLSLNLNLTLSLVQTQNLNNLSLNLNLNLNLNMNLDLNLNLNLNLNLNLILTQNLNVNLTVNLNLNLNSNLKLTLNLNLNLNLNLNLSMNLNLNSLFRMNK, encoded by the exons ATGGCGATGGCAAATAATAGTTGCCCGTCTCTGGTAATGCTTACAAATGTGCGTAATTTTTGTACCACAATAAACGAAATAATACTGAACGTAACAAAGCCTAAGCCTGAACCCGAATCTGAACCTGGACCTTTATCTAAACTGAATCAGAACCTGAACATGAACATAAACCTAAACCTGAACCTAAACCCGAATCTGAACGTGAACCTGAACCTGAATTCAAATCTTAATTTGAACCTAAAGCTAAACCTGAACTTGAACCTAAACTTGA AACCTGACCATGAACCTGATCTGAACGTGAATTTAAACTTGAGCCTGAACCTGAACCTGAACCTGAACCTAAATCTAAACCAGAACCTGAACCTGAAcctgaacttgaacttgaacttgaacttgaacttgaaccTGAACTTGAGCCTGAACCTAAACCTCACCCTGAGCCTGGTCCAGACTCAGAACCTGAAT AACCTAAGCCTGAACCTGAACCTGAACCTGAACCTGAACATGAACTTGGACCTGAACTTGAACCTGAACCTGAACTTAAACCTGAACCTGATCCTGACCCAGAACCTGAACGTGAACCTAACTGTGAACCTGAACCTGAATCTGAACTCAAACCTTAAACTGACCCTAAACCTCAACCTGAACCTGAATCTGAACTTGAACTTAAGCATGAACCTGAACCTGAATTCTCTATTCCGaatgaataaataa